GCGTGGAAAATACTATTTCTATTTTGCGCGGGTTGAAAGAACGTTACGAAGTCCATCACAACGTCAAAATTTCTGATTCGGCATTGGTAGCAGCTGCAACTCTATCAGCACGGTACATTGCTGACCGCTTTTTGCCAGATAAAGCCATTGACTTGGTGGATGAGGCAGCCGCACAGCTGAAAATGGAAATTACCTCTAAACCAGCAGAATTGGAAGCTATCGACCGCCGCTTGATGCAGCTAGAAATGGAAAAGCTATCATTGGCTGGTGAAGAAAAAACTATTTCCCCAACAAAAGAGCGTTTAGAACGAATAGAGCAAGAAATCGCGTCTTTAACTGTAAAACAGCATGAATTCAACGAACAATGGCAAGGTGAAAAACAGCTGTTGGAAGCCATCAGCGCTTTAAAGAAAGAAGAAGATGCTTTGCGGGTGCAAATCGAGCAAGCAGAACGTGCTTACGATTTAAATAAAGCTGCCCAATTGAAGTATGGCAAATTAGAAGGAGTGCAGCGCGATCGCGAAGCTAAAGAAGCAGAACTTCTAAAAATTCAAAGCCTTGGTTCTACCCTACTGCGTGAACAAGTCACTGAAGCTGATATTGCCGAAATCGTCGCTAAGTGGACAGGAATCCCTGTAAATCGGCTTTTGGAATCAGAACGGCAAAAATTACTACAACTCGAACACCACTTGCATGAACGTGTGATTGGGCAAGAGGAAGCCGTAGCAGCAGTAGCAGCAGCAATTCGTCGCGCCCGTGCGGGGATGAAAGACCCTTCCCGCCCCATTGGTTCATTTTTGTTCATGGGGCCTACAGGTGTGGGTAAAACCGAACTCGCCCGCGCTTTAGCTCAATTTCTCTTTGATTCTGATGATGCTTTGGTACGCTTGGATATGTCCGAGTATATGGAGAAACACTCGGTTTCTCGCCTTGTGGGAGCGCCTCCAGGATATGTAGGCTACGAAGAAGGCGGTCAACTTTCGGAAGTGGTTCGCCGTCATCCTTATTCGGTGGTACTTTTGGACGAAGTGGAAAAAGCCCACCCCGATGTGTTTAATATTTTATTGCAAGTACTGGATGATGGTAGAATTACTGATTCACAGGGAAGAACGGTAGATTTTCGTAATACTGTGATTGTCATGACCAGTAACATTGGTAGCGAACATATCTTAGATATATCTGGTGATGATACCAAATATGACATGATGCGCGATCGCGTCACAGATGCTTTGCGATCGCATTTTCGCCCCGAATTTCTCAACCGCGTTGATGATATCATTCTCTTCCATACTCTCAGTCGCTCAGAAATGCGGCACATCATCCGCATTCAGCTCAAACGAGTAGAAAATCTCCTCCGAGAGCAAAAAATCTCCTTTGAAATTTCTGCATCTGCCTGTGATTATCTCGTGGAAACAGGCTATGACCCAGTTTATGGCGCACGTCCACTCAAACGGGCAATTCAGCGACAAGTAGAAAACCCCCTCGCCACCAAGTTATTGGAGAACACTTTTATCTCCGGCGATACTATCATCATTGACAAAGGTGAAAAAGGTCTGACTTTTGCTAAAAAATTACCAGTTAAGGTGTCAGCTCTCCAAACTATTGGAAACTTTCTGGAACCGTCATCTGAACTGTAAACAATAAAAAGTTAAAACCTACACAAAACTACATATTGTAGCGGACATGATATGACCGCTCAATTACTTATTAAACCCTAAGAACCCCACCCCACCAAAGTTACGCTTTGTTTCCCCTCCTCGTTCACGGGGAGGGGTTAGGGGTGGGGTGCAATGACTGTGGGAATCATAACTAATTAATCGGACTTTATATAATTTATGAATTGCCGCTACATGGCAATAAAGCTTTCGGCTATTGTTTGCACTATTGGTAATAGTATTAAATTTTTGACTCCAGACTGGGCATCATAAAACCAGAATCTTTTGAGTTGAATTAATGTGCGTTGATTTTACCGTAGTCATTCCCACTTACAACGGAGAAAGCCGTTTATCCAAAGTTCTTGAGCGATTACAGACTCAGACGGGTGTAGAACAGCTTAATTGGGAAATTCTTGTTGTTGATAATAACAGTACTGATAATACAGCAAAGCTAGTTCAAAATTACCAAGCTAGCTGGTCTAATCATGCATCCCTGCGCTACTGTTTTGAAGGTGAACAAGGACTAGCTTTTGCCAGAAGTAGAGGCATTAAAGAAGCAAAAGGCGAATTTGTTGGTTTTTTAGATGATGATAATTTACCTGCACCCACCTGGGTAATCTCAGCATACAAATTTGGTAAAGAACATCCCAAAGCAGGTGCATACGGTAGTCAAATTCATGGCTTATTTGAAGTTGAACCTCCAGAACACCTCAAAAAAATTATTTTTTATCTTGCAATTAACGAAAGAGGCTCACAACCACTTTTATATCAACCCCAAAAAAAAGGATTTCCTCCTGGAGCAGGTTTAGTTGTGCGTCGCCAAGTATGGCAAAATCATGTCCCTCAGCGTCTTTTTTTAGTAGGTAGAGTTGGTTTATCAATGTTAGCTGGAGAAGATTCAGAAGCTCTATCCTACATTCATAAAGCTGGTTGGGAAATTTGGTATAGCCCAGCAATGGAAATAGAACATATTATTCCATCTTGGAGATTAGAAAAAAAATACTTAATTTCCTTAATGCGTGGCATTGGTTTAAGCCGTTATCATTTGCGGATGTCACTACTTCATAACTGGCAAAAACCATTTGTATTTTTTATATATCTAGCTAATGATCTGCGTAAATTACTCTTACACTTTATTCGTTATTTCCGAGTGCTGAAAACTGATTTAGTCGCAGCAATTGAAATGGAAATAATTTTGACTACTTTTATTAGTCCTTTTTATTTATTCAAATTAAAATTGAATAAGTCTTTAACAAAATCACAAAACTGATAAATTCATCAATTGCTCATCAATAATGCATTATGCCAATCATATCTGTAATCATTCCAGTCTTCAATGGAGAAAAAACTATTAAAGCAGCTATTGATTCTGTTTTACAACAAACATTAGCTAATTTTGAATTAATCATTATCAATGCCAATTCTACAGACTCAACAATAGATATTATTGAGCAAATTCAAGATGAACGGATAAAGATATTTTCTTATCCTAAAGCCAATGTAGCTGTAAATCGTAATCGTGGCTTTCAACATTCTTGTTGCGAATTCATTACATTTTTAGATGCAGATGATATTTGGACACCCAATAAACTAGAAGCTCAACATAAAGCTTTAGTAGAACATCCTGAAGCTGCTGTTGTTTACAGTTGGACTAATTGCATAGATGAAAATGGGAAATTTCTACGTCCCTGTTCTTATGTTCAATGGGTAGGAGATGTCTATCATAAATTATTGCTAGATGACTTTATCGGTAGCGGTTCCAACGTCATGATTCGCAAGAGTGCTTTTACAGCAGTTGGTGGTTTCAATGAGTCACTAAGCAATGCACAAGATACAGATCTATGGCTACGCTTGGCAGCCAATTATCATTTTATTGTCGTTCCAGAAGCACAAATTTTATATCGAATTTCTGCAATTTCGATGTCTTCTGATATATTAGGTTTAGAAAAATCCAATCTACAAGTCATTACACAAGCTTTCGCTCACCAAAAAGCTGCATCTCTACAGGATCTAAAACAATATAGTATTGCTAACCTATATAAATACTTAAGTTATAAAGTTCTAGATGTAACTCCAGGTCAGCAAAAAACTCTACAAGCAATCAGAATTTTAGCAACAGCTATAAAAAGCGACCCCTCTCTGGTACTAAAACCTGTCATTTTTAAAGCATTTTTAAAACTTTCAGTAATGGTTTTATTGCCTGCTAAATTGGCTCAAGAATTATTTAATAAATTTCCTAAGCTTTCTAATACCAGTACTTTTTTAGGATATGAAAAAACTTCTTAGTTTAATTTACTTATAAAAAATGTTAAATAAAGTTTCTGTAATTATCCCTGTTTATAATGGTGAAAAAACTGTTAAACAGACTATTGAATCAGTTTTAAACCAAACTTTTACAAATATCGAGCTTATACTTATCAATGATGGTTCTACTGATTCAACATTAGAAATTATTGAAAGTATACAAGATGAGCGATTGCAAGTATTTTCTTACCAGAATGCTGGTTTAGCTGCTAGTCGTAACCGGGGTTTATCCCACTGTACAGGAAACTTTATTTCTTTTATTGATGCTGATGATCTTTGGACATCTGATAAGCTTGAATCTCAACTCCAAGCATTACAAGAACATCCAAAGGCAGCTGTAGCTTATAGCTGGACTAATTATATTGACACTGAAGGTAAATTTTTGAAATCAGGCACACATATTACTGTTACAGGTGATGTTTATAAACAGCTTGTATTGCGGAATTTTTTAGAAAATGGTTCTAACCCCTTAGTTCGCTCTGATGCACTGAAAGAAGTTGGTGGTTTTGATGAAACACTTCCTGCGGCTGAAGATTGGGATATGTGGTTAAGGCTCGCCGCTCGTTACGAATTTGTAGCTGTACCAAAAGCTCAAATATTATATCGATTATCTGCTAACTCGATGTCTACTAAACTAAAAATACAAGAAGCTGCATCTCTAAAAGTCATTGAACGTGCTTTTAGTAATCAGAAAGCTGAATCTCTATCTCATTTGAAAAGATATAGTATTGCTTATCTTTACAAATACCTAGCATTTAAAGCCCTGGAGTCACCAAAACAGTTTAAAAAAAGCTGGCTATCTGCTAAATTTCTCTGGAATTATGTTAAGCATGATCCATCTGCGTTACGGCAAAGTAGACTGATATTAATTGCCATTTTTAAAATTATTTTTCCTTTGGTTTAATTTTTGATTTTTGAAATACACATAAGCTTTGTTCACCAAAAACTAGATATGGTGGGCTTTGCCCAACCTACTAGGTACGAAAAATCTCTGGAAGTGCGATCGCTTGAAAAAATCTTAATGAATTGTATAGTTTCTTAAAAAATTGTAACTACAAACCACTGGTAGGGAAATCCGAATCATCTCTAGGGGGCAAACAGTGCTGAAAAAACAAGCGATCGCGTCAGCTATACCTTTAAAATCCTAATTGGTATCACGTCCTGCTACATTCTTCGAGTTTACCTCTGCTTTTAGAGGGCTAGGGCGTATTTGCCATAATGATAATTTGAGTTAGTCACATCGAAGATTACCAATCATGTTAGAACAAGGCACTATCAGTATTCATACTGAGAATATTTTCCCAATTATCAAGAAGTCGCTCTACTCAGATCATCAAATCTTCTTGCGAGAATTGGTATCCAATGCTGTAGATGCAATCCAAAAGCTGAACATGGTATCCCGCGCCGGGGAATATGCGGGAGACATCGGTGAACCAGAAATTCAAATTGCCATTGATAAGGATAAAAAGACCGTTTCCATCTCTGACAACGGCATCGGCATGACAGCAGAGGAGATTAAGAAATATATCAATCAGGTTGCTTTCTCTAGTGCCGAAGAATTTATTCAGAAGTATCAAGGCAAATCAGATCAACCGATAATCGGTCACTTTGGTCTTGGCTTCTATTCTTCCTTCATGGTGGCGCAAAAAGTCGAAATCGAGACTCTTTCATACAAAGAAGGAGAATTAGCTGTACATTGGAGTTGCGATGGTTCCCCAGCCTTTACCTTAGAAGAATCACCACGCACCACTCGCGGCACCACCATTACCCTGACTCTGCTACCAGACGAAGAAGAGTATTTAGAATCAGCACGTCTTAAAAATCTTGTCAAGACCTATTGCGACTTCATGCCAGTGCCAATCAAACTGGAAGGTGAAGTTTTAAATA
Above is a window of Nostoc sp. UHCC 0702 DNA encoding:
- the clpB gene encoding ATP-dependent chaperone ClpB, which codes for MQPTDPDKFTDPAWEAIVKSQDIVRAYQQQQLDVEHLIIALLQEPTSLAIRILARAEADPLRLQQQLEAFTQRQPKVGKSDQLYLGRSLDVMLDRAEEIKVKMEDSLISVEHILLAFAEDERIGRRVLKSLNVDITKLESATKTVRGRQKVTDKNPESRYEALQRFGRDLTEQAKSGKLDPVIGRDEEIRRVIQVLSRRSKNNPVLIGEPGVGKTAIAEALAQRMVNGDVPESLKDRKLISLDIGSLIAGAKLRGEFEERLKAVLREVTESNGNIVLFIDELHTVVGTGSSQQGAMDAGNLLKPMLARGELRCIGATTLDEYRKHIEKDAALERRFQQVFVDQPSVENTISILRGLKERYEVHHNVKISDSALVAAATLSARYIADRFLPDKAIDLVDEAAAQLKMEITSKPAELEAIDRRLMQLEMEKLSLAGEEKTISPTKERLERIEQEIASLTVKQHEFNEQWQGEKQLLEAISALKKEEDALRVQIEQAERAYDLNKAAQLKYGKLEGVQRDREAKEAELLKIQSLGSTLLREQVTEADIAEIVAKWTGIPVNRLLESERQKLLQLEHHLHERVIGQEEAVAAVAAAIRRARAGMKDPSRPIGSFLFMGPTGVGKTELARALAQFLFDSDDALVRLDMSEYMEKHSVSRLVGAPPGYVGYEEGGQLSEVVRRHPYSVVLLDEVEKAHPDVFNILLQVLDDGRITDSQGRTVDFRNTVIVMTSNIGSEHILDISGDDTKYDMMRDRVTDALRSHFRPEFLNRVDDIILFHTLSRSEMRHIIRIQLKRVENLLREQKISFEISASACDYLVETGYDPVYGARPLKRAIQRQVENPLATKLLENTFISGDTIIIDKGEKGLTFAKKLPVKVSALQTIGNFLEPSSEL
- the hpsE gene encoding hormogonium polysaccharide biosynthesis glycosyltransferase HpsE, whose amino-acid sequence is MCVDFTVVIPTYNGESRLSKVLERLQTQTGVEQLNWEILVVDNNSTDNTAKLVQNYQASWSNHASLRYCFEGEQGLAFARSRGIKEAKGEFVGFLDDDNLPAPTWVISAYKFGKEHPKAGAYGSQIHGLFEVEPPEHLKKIIFYLAINERGSQPLLYQPQKKGFPPGAGLVVRRQVWQNHVPQRLFLVGRVGLSMLAGEDSEALSYIHKAGWEIWYSPAMEIEHIIPSWRLEKKYLISLMRGIGLSRYHLRMSLLHNWQKPFVFFIYLANDLRKLLLHFIRYFRVLKTDLVAAIEMEIILTTFISPFYLFKLKLNKSLTKSQN
- a CDS encoding glycosyltransferase; the encoded protein is MPIISVIIPVFNGEKTIKAAIDSVLQQTLANFELIIINANSTDSTIDIIEQIQDERIKIFSYPKANVAVNRNRGFQHSCCEFITFLDADDIWTPNKLEAQHKALVEHPEAAVVYSWTNCIDENGKFLRPCSYVQWVGDVYHKLLLDDFIGSGSNVMIRKSAFTAVGGFNESLSNAQDTDLWLRLAANYHFIVVPEAQILYRISAISMSSDILGLEKSNLQVITQAFAHQKAASLQDLKQYSIANLYKYLSYKVLDVTPGQQKTLQAIRILATAIKSDPSLVLKPVIFKAFLKLSVMVLLPAKLAQELFNKFPKLSNTSTFLGYEKTS
- a CDS encoding glycosyltransferase; amino-acid sequence: MLNKVSVIIPVYNGEKTVKQTIESVLNQTFTNIELILINDGSTDSTLEIIESIQDERLQVFSYQNAGLAASRNRGLSHCTGNFISFIDADDLWTSDKLESQLQALQEHPKAAVAYSWTNYIDTEGKFLKSGTHITVTGDVYKQLVLRNFLENGSNPLVRSDALKEVGGFDETLPAAEDWDMWLRLAARYEFVAVPKAQILYRLSANSMSTKLKIQEAASLKVIERAFSNQKAESLSHLKRYSIAYLYKYLAFKALESPKQFKKSWLSAKFLWNYVKHDPSALRQSRLILIAIFKIIFPLV